From a region of the Mycobacterium intracellulare ATCC 13950 genome:
- a CDS encoding polyadenylate-specific 3'-exoribonuclease AS has protein sequence MRYFYDTEFIEDGRTIELISIGVAAEDGREYYAVSTEFDPERAGPWVRANVLPKLPPPASQVWRSRRRIREDLEEFFGVNSGRAAAEPIELWAWVAAYDHVALCQLWGPMPDLPRAIPRFTRELRQLWEDRGSPRMPPRSPDAHDALVDARDQLRRFRLITAGD, from the coding sequence GTGCGGTACTTCTACGACACCGAATTCATCGAGGACGGCCGCACCATCGAGCTCATCTCGATCGGGGTGGCCGCCGAGGACGGCCGCGAGTACTACGCGGTGTCCACGGAATTCGATCCCGAGCGCGCCGGCCCGTGGGTGCGCGCCAACGTGCTGCCCAAGCTGCCGCCCCCGGCGTCGCAGGTGTGGCGGTCACGCAGGCGGATCCGCGAGGACCTGGAGGAGTTCTTCGGCGTCAATTCCGGGCGGGCGGCCGCTGAGCCGATCGAGCTGTGGGCGTGGGTGGCGGCCTACGACCACGTCGCCCTGTGCCAGTTGTGGGGCCCGATGCCGGACCTGCCGCGGGCCATCCCGCGTTTCACCCGCGAGCTGCGGCAACTCTGGGAAGACCGGGGCAGCCCCCGGATGCCCCCGCGGTCGCCCGATGCCCACGACGCGTTGGTCGACGCCCGCGATCAGCTCCGCCGCTTCCGGTTGATCACGGCGGGAGACTAA
- a CDS encoding mycobacterial-type methylenetetrahydrofolate reductase gives MTLNTIALELVPPNADEGRERALEEAHKVVRHSAEAGLDGRIRHVMIPGIIAEDDDRPIQMKPKLDVLDFWSVVKPELTGIRGLCTQVTAFMDEPSLRGRLTELSSAGMEGVVFVGVPRTMNDGEGSGVAPTDALSIYRELVTNRGVILIPTRDGEQGRFNFKCDQGATYGMTQLLYSDAIVGFLSEFARQTDHRPEILLSFGFVPKMESRVGLINWLIQDPGNAAVAAEQEFVRKLAECEPPQKRQLMVDLYKRVIDGVADLGFPLSIHLEATYGISGPAFQTFAEMLAYWSPTQQG, from the coding sequence GTGACCCTCAACACCATTGCGCTCGAACTGGTGCCACCAAACGCCGACGAAGGTCGGGAGCGGGCACTCGAAGAGGCGCACAAAGTGGTGCGGCATTCGGCCGAGGCCGGTTTGGACGGCCGGATCCGGCACGTGATGATCCCCGGGATCATCGCCGAGGACGACGACCGTCCCATTCAGATGAAGCCCAAGCTGGATGTGCTCGACTTCTGGTCGGTGGTCAAGCCGGAACTGACCGGGATCAGGGGCTTGTGCACGCAGGTCACCGCGTTCATGGACGAGCCGTCGCTGCGGGGCCGGCTGACCGAGTTGTCCTCGGCCGGAATGGAAGGCGTGGTGTTCGTCGGCGTGCCGCGCACCATGAACGACGGCGAGGGCTCCGGCGTCGCCCCGACCGACGCCCTGTCGATCTATCGCGAGCTGGTGACCAACCGCGGGGTGATCCTGATCCCCACCCGCGACGGCGAACAGGGCCGGTTCAACTTCAAGTGCGACCAGGGCGCCACCTACGGGATGACCCAGTTGCTGTATTCCGACGCGATCGTGGGGTTCCTGAGCGAGTTCGCCAGGCAAACCGATCACCGGCCCGAGATCCTGCTGTCCTTCGGTTTCGTGCCGAAGATGGAAAGCCGCGTCGGACTGATCAACTGGCTCATCCAGGACCCGGGCAACGCCGCGGTCGCCGCCGAGCAGGAGTTCGTCCGCAAGCTCGCCGAATGCGAGCCCCCGCAGAAGCGTCAGCTGATGGTCGACCTCTACAAGCGCGTCATCGACGGGGTGGCCGACCTCGGTTTCCCGCTGAGCATCCATCTCGAGGCGACCTACGGGATCTCCGGTCCCGCGTTCCAGACCTTCGCGGAGATGCTCGCGTACTGGTCACCCACCCAGCAGGGTTAG
- a CDS encoding alpha-(1->6)-mannopyranosyltransferase A → MTTPTDTPADDAPAAKPPRGERFSQLRAFVAADESRPAKLGLLGSVLITLGGLGAGSTRQHDPLLESIHMSWLRFGHGLVLSSIVLWTGVGLMLIAWLGLGRRVLAGDATEFVMKTTTGFWLAPLLVSVPVFSRDTYSYLAQGALLRDGLDPYAVGPVANPNILLDNVSPIWSITTAPYGPAFILVAKLITVLVGNNVVAGTMLLRLCMLPGLALLIWATPRVARHLGADPSTALWICVLNPLVLIHLMGGVHNEMLMVGLMAAGIALTFGGRHVAGTALITVAIAVKATAGIALPFLVWVWARDLRDRRGYRSARALLAAAAASLLVFAVVFAILSAVAGVGLGWLTALAGSVKIINWLTVPTAAANLIHAIGSGLFPVSFYPLLRVTRLVGIAIIAVSLPLLWWRFRRDDRAALTGMAYSMLIVVLFVPAALPWYYSWPLAIVAPLAQSRRAVAIIGGASTWVMVIFKPDGSHGMYSWLHFSLATAVALIAWYTLYRTPRPRTGPAEVAAPAQ, encoded by the coding sequence ATGACGACTCCGACCGACACCCCGGCCGACGACGCGCCGGCAGCCAAACCCCCTCGCGGCGAACGGTTTTCCCAGCTGAGGGCGTTCGTGGCGGCCGACGAATCGCGGCCGGCCAAACTGGGCCTGCTGGGGTCGGTGCTGATCACCCTGGGCGGGCTGGGCGCGGGCAGCACCCGCCAGCACGACCCGCTGCTCGAGTCGATTCACATGTCCTGGCTGCGTTTTGGCCACGGCCTGGTGCTGTCGTCGATCGTGCTGTGGACCGGCGTCGGCCTCATGCTGATCGCCTGGCTGGGCCTGGGCCGCCGCGTGCTGGCCGGCGACGCGACCGAGTTCGTCATGAAGACCACCACCGGATTCTGGCTGGCGCCGCTGCTGGTGTCGGTGCCCGTCTTCAGCCGGGACACCTATTCGTATCTGGCGCAGGGCGCACTGCTGCGCGACGGCCTGGACCCCTACGCCGTCGGCCCGGTCGCCAATCCAAACATCTTGTTGGACAACGTCAGTCCCATCTGGTCGATCACGACCGCCCCCTACGGTCCGGCGTTCATCCTGGTGGCGAAGCTGATCACCGTCCTCGTCGGCAACAACGTGGTGGCGGGCACCATGTTGCTGCGGCTGTGCATGCTGCCCGGTTTGGCGCTGTTGATCTGGGCCACTCCGCGAGTGGCGCGGCACCTGGGCGCCGACCCCTCGACGGCGCTGTGGATCTGCGTGCTCAACCCGCTGGTGCTCATCCACCTGATGGGCGGCGTGCACAACGAGATGCTGATGGTGGGCCTGATGGCCGCCGGCATCGCGCTGACGTTCGGCGGTCGCCACGTCGCGGGCACCGCGCTGATCACGGTCGCCATCGCGGTCAAAGCCACCGCCGGCATCGCGCTGCCCTTCCTGGTGTGGGTGTGGGCGCGGGATCTGCGCGACCGGCGGGGATATCGTTCCGCGCGAGCGCTTCTCGCGGCCGCGGCGGCGTCGCTGCTGGTCTTCGCGGTGGTGTTCGCGATCCTGTCCGCGGTGGCCGGCGTGGGGCTGGGATGGCTGACCGCGCTGGCCGGTTCGGTGAAGATCATCAACTGGCTGACCGTGCCGACCGCGGCGGCCAACCTGATCCACGCGATCGGCAGCGGGCTGTTTCCCGTGAGCTTCTATCCGCTCCTGCGGGTCACCCGGCTGGTCGGCATCGCGATCATCGCGGTCTCGCTGCCGCTGTTGTGGTGGCGGTTCCGGCGTGATGACCGGGCCGCGCTCACCGGCATGGCGTACTCGATGCTGATCGTGGTGCTGTTCGTCCCGGCCGCGTTGCCCTGGTACTACTCGTGGCCGCTGGCGATCGTGGCTCCCCTGGCCCAGTCACGACGGGCGGTGGCGATCATCGGCGGCGCGTCGACCTGGGTGATGGTGATCTTCAAACCCGATGGCTCGCATGGGATGTACTCGTGGCTGCACTTCTCGCTGGCCACCGCCGTCGCGCTGATCGCCTGGTACACCCTGTACCGGACACCCCGCCCTCGGACCGGCCCGGCCGAGGTCGCCGCACCGGCTCAGTAG
- a CDS encoding lysophospholipid acyltransferase family protein, translating into MWYWLFKYVLLGPLLSLLGRPKVEGLEHVPSSGPAILASNHLAVMDSFYLPLVVRRRITFLAKSEYFTGTGLKGWFQRWFFTAVGQVPIDRTDADSARAALTTAQQVLGEGKLLGMYPEGTRSPDGRLYKGKTGLARLALQTGVPVIPVAMIGTNVVNPPGTNMLRFGRVTVRFGKPMDFSRFDGLAGNRFIERAVTDEVIYELMGLSGQEYVDIYAASLKKGGDAADGEAARIPETAAG; encoded by the coding sequence ATGTGGTACTGGCTATTCAAGTACGTGCTCCTCGGCCCGTTGCTGTCACTGCTGGGGCGGCCGAAAGTTGAAGGCCTAGAACACGTTCCGAGCTCCGGGCCGGCGATACTGGCAAGCAATCACCTGGCCGTGATGGACAGCTTCTATCTTCCGCTGGTGGTGCGGCGCCGAATCACCTTCCTGGCCAAGTCGGAATATTTCACCGGCACCGGTTTGAAGGGGTGGTTCCAGCGGTGGTTCTTCACCGCCGTCGGGCAGGTGCCGATCGACCGGACCGACGCCGACAGCGCCCGGGCCGCGCTGACCACCGCGCAACAGGTGCTGGGTGAGGGCAAGCTGCTGGGCATGTATCCCGAAGGCACGCGGTCCCCGGACGGCCGGCTCTACAAGGGCAAGACGGGGCTGGCGCGGCTGGCCCTGCAGACCGGGGTCCCGGTGATCCCGGTCGCGATGATCGGCACCAACGTCGTCAACCCGCCCGGGACCAACATGTTGCGGTTCGGCCGGGTCACGGTTCGCTTCGGCAAGCCGATGGACTTCTCGCGCTTCGACGGGCTGGCCGGCAACCGCTTCATCGAGCGGGCCGTCACCGACGAGGTGATCTACGAGCTGATGGGGCTGTCCGGGCAGGAATACGTCGACATCTACGCGGCCAGCCTGAAAAAGGGCGGTGACGCGGCCGACGGTGAGGCCGCGCGGATTCCCGAGACCGCGGCCGGTTAA
- the lppM gene encoding lipoprotein LppM, producing MLLLLVPLATGCLRVRASLTVSPDDLVSGEIVAAAKPKTPKDTGPQLDSNNLPFSQKVAVSNYDSDGYVGSQAVFSDLTFAELPQLANMNSDASGVNLSLRRNGNLVILEGRADLTSLTDSEADVELTVAFPGVVTSTNGDRVEPDVVSWKLKPGVVSTMTAQARYTDPNTRSFTGAVVWLGIASFAAAGVVGLLAWVGRDRSPRLTAPRDQPPPT from the coding sequence ATGTTGCTGCTGCTGGTGCCGCTGGCCACCGGATGCCTGCGGGTCCGGGCCTCGCTCACCGTCTCCCCCGACGACCTGGTCTCCGGGGAGATCGTCGCCGCCGCGAAACCCAAGACCCCCAAGGACACCGGCCCCCAGCTCGACAGCAACAACCTGCCGTTCAGCCAGAAGGTGGCGGTGTCGAACTACGACAGCGACGGCTACGTCGGCTCCCAGGCGGTGTTCTCCGATCTGACGTTCGCCGAGCTGCCGCAGCTGGCCAACATGAACTCCGACGCCTCCGGCGTCAACCTGTCGCTGCGCCGCAACGGCAACCTGGTGATCCTGGAGGGCCGCGCGGATCTGACGTCGCTGACCGATTCGGAGGCGGACGTCGAGCTGACGGTCGCCTTTCCGGGGGTGGTCACCTCCACCAACGGCGACCGGGTCGAGCCCGACGTGGTGTCCTGGAAGCTCAAGCCGGGCGTGGTGAGCACCATGACCGCCCAGGCCCGCTACACCGACCCCAACACCCGTTCCTTCACCGGCGCCGTGGTGTGGCTGGGCATCGCGTCCTTCGCGGCCGCCGGCGTGGTGGGGCTGCTGGCGTGGGTCGGCCGGGACCGCTCACCGCGGCTCACCGCGCCGCGCGACCAGCCGCCGCCCACCTAG
- a CDS encoding glycosyltransferase 87 family protein, whose translation MSTRQAPGAGFSGKRAPGRALVWGAAWLAAAAGLGYAAWQLFGHIPYRIDIDVYQMGARAWMDGRPLYRGDVLFHTPIVDLPFTYPPLAAIVFCPFAWMHMPAASVAITALTLVLLVVSTVIVLTRLDVWSASVVLPGPAWLRRWWLAVVAAAAATVWLEPISSNFAFGQINVVLMTLVIADCVPRRTPWPRGLLLGVGMALKLTPAVFLLYFLLRRDHRAALTALASFAGATLLGFVLAWNDSWEYWTHTVHHTDRIGSASLNTDQNIAGALARLGLGQQERFLLWVAASLLVLAATVWAMRRVLRAGEPTLALVCVALFGLVVSPVSWSHHWVWVLPAVLVTAVLGWRRRNALLMVVSAVGVALMRWTPIDLLPKHHEASAVWWRQLAGMSYVWWALAVIVAAGVTVTARGISREAAPEPLAPATAVG comes from the coding sequence ATGAGTACACGGCAGGCGCCCGGGGCGGGCTTCTCAGGTAAGCGTGCCCCCGGGCGGGCGCTGGTGTGGGGCGCGGCTTGGCTGGCGGCCGCGGCGGGGCTGGGTTACGCGGCGTGGCAGCTGTTCGGGCACATCCCGTATCGCATCGACATCGACGTCTATCAGATGGGCGCCCGGGCCTGGATGGACGGCCGCCCGCTGTACCGCGGCGACGTGTTGTTCCACACGCCGATCGTGGATCTCCCGTTCACCTATCCGCCGCTGGCCGCCATCGTGTTCTGCCCGTTCGCCTGGATGCACATGCCGGCCGCCAGTGTCGCGATCACCGCCCTGACGCTGGTTTTGCTGGTCGTGTCGACCGTGATCGTGCTGACCCGGCTCGACGTCTGGAGCGCGTCGGTCGTGCTGCCCGGCCCGGCCTGGCTGCGCCGGTGGTGGCTGGCCGTCGTCGCCGCCGCGGCCGCGACGGTCTGGCTGGAACCCATCAGCTCGAACTTCGCCTTCGGCCAGATCAACGTGGTGCTGATGACGCTGGTGATCGCCGACTGCGTGCCGCGCCGCACGCCGTGGCCGCGCGGGCTGCTGCTGGGGGTGGGCATGGCGCTGAAGCTGACGCCGGCGGTGTTCCTGCTCTATTTCCTGCTGCGCCGCGATCACCGTGCGGCGTTGACCGCGCTGGCCTCGTTCGCGGGGGCGACGCTGCTGGGTTTCGTGCTGGCCTGGAACGACTCCTGGGAGTACTGGACGCACACCGTGCATCACACCGACCGGATCGGTTCGGCGTCGTTGAACACCGACCAGAACATCGCCGGCGCCCTGGCCCGGTTGGGGCTGGGACAACAGGAGCGCTTCCTGCTGTGGGTGGCGGCGTCCCTGCTCGTGCTGGCGGCGACGGTGTGGGCGATGCGCCGGGTGTTGCGCGCCGGCGAGCCCACGCTCGCGCTGGTCTGCGTCGCCTTGTTCGGGCTGGTGGTCTCGCCGGTGTCGTGGTCGCACCACTGGGTGTGGGTGCTGCCCGCGGTGCTGGTGACGGCCGTCTTGGGCTGGCGTCGCCGCAACGCACTGCTGATGGTCGTCAGCGCCGTGGGGGTGGCGCTGATGAGGTGGACGCCGATCGACCTGCTGCCCAAGCATCACGAGGCGAGCGCGGTGTGGTGGCGCCAACTCGCCGGGATGTCTTACGTGTGGTGGGCGCTGGCGGTCATCGTCGCGGCCGGCGTCACCGTGACCGCCCGCGGCATTTCGCGGGAGGCAGCGCCGGAGCCGCTGGCGCCGGCTACCGCCGTCGGTTAA
- a CDS encoding Rv2175c family DNA-binding protein, translating to MSSIPAGDDVLDPDEPIYDLPRVAELLKIPVTKVHQQLRDGHLVAVRRGEGVVVPQVFFTQSGEVVKSLPGLLTILHDGGYHDTEIVRWLFTPDPSLTVTRDGTKDAISNARPVDALHAHQAREVVRRAQAMAY from the coding sequence ATGAGCAGTATTCCTGCCGGCGACGATGTGCTAGATCCCGACGAGCCGATCTACGACCTCCCGCGGGTCGCCGAATTGCTTAAAATCCCGGTAACCAAGGTCCACCAACAGCTCCGCGATGGCCATCTGGTCGCGGTCCGGCGCGGCGAGGGCGTGGTGGTGCCGCAGGTGTTCTTCACCCAGTCCGGTGAGGTGGTCAAGAGCCTGCCGGGATTGTTGACGATCCTGCACGACGGCGGCTACCACGACACCGAGATCGTGCGCTGGCTGTTCACCCCCGACCCGTCGCTGACGGTGACCCGCGACGGCACCAAGGACGCCATCAGCAATGCCCGCCCCGTCGACGCGCTGCATGCCCACCAGGCCCGCGAAGTCGTGCGCCGGGCGCAGGCGATGGCCTACTGA
- a CDS encoding GNAT family N-acetyltransferase, whose product MGIFLIDLLPHDMERRLTDALTVYVDAMRYPRGTEQQRAAMWLEHIRRRGWQGAGVVEADGPDDEGAPMPSAEDLTSAPLLGVAYGYPGAPGQWWQQQVVLGMQRGGSPPHEIARLMNSYFELTELHIHPRAQGRGLGEALARRLLAGRAEKNVLLSTPETNGEPNRAWRLYRRLGFTDVIRRYHFAGDPRAFAILGRELPL is encoded by the coding sequence TTGGGGATATTCCTCATCGATCTGCTCCCCCACGACATGGAGCGTCGCCTCACCGACGCCCTGACGGTGTACGTCGATGCGATGCGCTACCCGCGCGGCACCGAGCAACAGCGCGCCGCGATGTGGCTCGAGCACATCCGCCGCCGTGGCTGGCAAGGCGCCGGGGTCGTCGAAGCCGACGGGCCCGATGACGAGGGCGCGCCGATGCCCTCGGCGGAGGATCTGACCAGCGCCCCACTGCTCGGCGTGGCCTACGGCTATCCCGGGGCGCCCGGCCAATGGTGGCAGCAGCAGGTGGTGCTGGGCATGCAGCGCGGCGGCTCGCCGCCCCACGAGATCGCCCGGCTGATGAACAGCTATTTCGAGTTGACCGAGCTGCACATTCATCCCCGCGCCCAGGGCCGCGGCCTCGGCGAGGCGCTGGCTCGGCGGCTGCTCGCCGGGCGCGCGGAAAAGAACGTGCTGCTGTCGACGCCGGAAACCAACGGCGAGCCCAACCGCGCCTGGCGGCTGTACCGCCGGCTGGGCTTCACCGACGTCATCCGCCGCTACCACTTCGCCGGCGACCCGCGGGCGTTTGCGATCCTGGGCCGCGAACTACCGCTGTGA
- a CDS encoding protein kinase domain-containing protein, which translates to MAQAHPPGRAGPHRPPAEAGTADPLDNALLDGRYLIQAKIASGGTSTVYRGLDTRLDRPVAVKVMDSRYAGDEQFLTRFQREARTVARLKDPGLVAVYDQGSDARHPFLVMELIEGGTLRELLGERGPMPPYAVAAVLRPVLGGLAAAHRAGLVHRDVKPENVLISDDGEVKIADFGLVRAVAAAGITSTSVILGTAAYLSPEQVRDGDASPRSDVYSAGILAYELLTGHTPFTGDSALSIAYRRLDTDVPAPSASIDGVPVQFDQFVQRATARDPADRYADATEMGADLDTIADELALPDFSVPAPRNSAQHRSAALQHSRMGQRPATAQQPGPAPVRQPTRQLTRGPEDWPHPQRPAAAADEPDEDDDDYEYEPVAGEFAGIPISEFVWTRQHNRRMVLVWVALVLALTGLVATAAWTVGSNLNGLL; encoded by the coding sequence GTGGCCCAAGCTCATCCGCCCGGCCGGGCCGGTCCGCATCGTCCGCCGGCGGAGGCCGGGACGGCGGACCCGTTGGACAACGCGTTGCTGGACGGCCGCTACCTGATCCAGGCGAAGATCGCCAGCGGCGGCACCTCGACGGTGTACCGCGGTCTCGACACCCGGCTCGACCGTCCCGTCGCCGTGAAGGTGATGGATTCTCGCTACGCGGGCGACGAGCAGTTCCTCACCCGCTTCCAGCGCGAGGCCCGCACCGTCGCACGCCTGAAGGATCCCGGGCTGGTCGCGGTCTACGACCAGGGCTCCGACGCTCGGCACCCGTTTCTGGTGATGGAGCTCATCGAGGGCGGCACCCTGCGCGAGCTGCTGGGCGAGCGCGGACCCATGCCGCCCTACGCCGTGGCGGCGGTGCTTCGTCCGGTGCTCGGCGGGTTGGCCGCCGCGCACCGCGCCGGTCTGGTGCATCGCGACGTCAAGCCGGAGAACGTGTTGATCTCCGACGACGGCGAGGTGAAGATCGCCGACTTCGGGTTGGTCCGCGCCGTCGCCGCCGCCGGAATCACCTCTACCAGTGTGATTTTGGGCACCGCGGCGTATCTGTCGCCCGAGCAGGTGCGCGACGGCGACGCGAGCCCGCGCAGCGACGTGTACTCCGCGGGCATCCTCGCCTATGAGCTGTTGACCGGGCACACCCCCTTCACCGGCGACTCGGCGCTGTCGATCGCTTACCGGCGGCTGGACACCGACGTGCCGGCGCCCAGCGCGTCCATCGACGGTGTGCCCGTGCAGTTCGACCAGTTCGTGCAGCGGGCGACGGCCCGCGACCCGGCCGACCGGTACGCCGACGCGACCGAGATGGGCGCCGATCTCGACACGATCGCCGATGAGCTTGCGCTGCCGGACTTCTCCGTGCCGGCGCCGCGCAACTCCGCGCAGCACCGCTCGGCCGCGCTGCAGCACAGCCGGATGGGCCAGCGCCCGGCCACCGCGCAGCAGCCCGGGCCCGCCCCGGTGCGCCAGCCCACCCGCCAACTGACCCGGGGCCCCGAGGATTGGCCGCACCCGCAGCGCCCGGCCGCGGCCGCCGACGAACCCGACGAGGACGACGATGACTACGAATATGAGCCTGTCGCAGGCGAATTCGCGGGCATCCCGATCAGCGAATTCGTGTGGACCCGCCAGCACAACCGGCGCATGGTGCTGGTGTGGGTGGCGCTGGTGCTGGCGTTGACCGGCCTGGTGGCGACCGCGGCGTGGACCGTCGGAAGCAACCTCAACGGGCTGCTGTAG
- a CDS encoding class II 3-deoxy-7-phosphoheptulonate synthase, whose product MNWTVDIPIDQLPPLPPLPTDLRARLDAALAKPAAQQPSWPADQASAMRTVLESVPPVTVPMEIVRLQEQLAQVARGEAFLLQGGDCAETFTENTEPHIRGNVRTLLQMAVVLTYGSSMPVVKVARIAGQYAKPRSADIDALGLKSYRGDMINGFAPDAAVREHDPSRLVRAYANASAAMNLVRALTSSGLASLHLVHDWNREFVRTSPAGARYTALATEIDRGLRFMSACGVADRNLQTAEIYASHEALVLDYERSMLRLSENDSGEPQLYDLSAHTVWIGERTRQLDGAHIAFAEVIANPIGVKIGPTITPELAVEYVERLDPHNKPGRLTLVSRMGNNKVRDLLPPIVEKVQATGHQVIWQCDPMHGNTHESSNGYKTRHFDRIVDEVQGFFEVHRALGTHPGGIHVEITGENVTECLGGAQDISDTDLVGRYETACDPRLNTQQSLELAFLVAEMLRD is encoded by the coding sequence ATGAACTGGACCGTCGACATCCCGATCGACCAGCTGCCGCCGCTGCCGCCGCTGCCGACCGATCTGCGGGCGCGATTGGACGCCGCGCTGGCCAAGCCGGCCGCCCAGCAACCCAGCTGGCCCGCCGATCAGGCGTCGGCGATGCGCACGGTCCTCGAGAGCGTGCCGCCGGTCACGGTGCCGATGGAGATCGTGCGGCTACAGGAGCAGCTCGCCCAGGTGGCCAGGGGTGAGGCGTTCCTGCTGCAGGGCGGTGACTGCGCGGAGACGTTCACCGAGAACACCGAACCCCACATCCGCGGCAACGTGCGCACCCTGCTGCAGATGGCGGTGGTGCTGACCTACGGCTCGAGCATGCCGGTGGTGAAGGTGGCCCGCATCGCGGGGCAGTACGCCAAACCGCGATCGGCCGACATCGACGCGCTGGGGTTGAAGTCCTACCGCGGCGACATGATCAACGGCTTCGCCCCGGACGCCGCGGTGCGCGAGCATGATCCGTCGCGATTGGTGCGCGCCTACGCCAATGCCAGCGCGGCGATGAATCTGGTTCGTGCGCTGACCTCGTCGGGCTTGGCCTCGCTGCATCTGGTCCACGACTGGAACCGGGAGTTCGTGCGGACCTCGCCGGCGGGCGCCCGCTACACGGCGCTGGCCACCGAGATCGATCGCGGCCTGCGCTTCATGAGCGCGTGCGGGGTGGCCGACCGCAACCTGCAGACCGCCGAAATCTACGCCAGCCACGAGGCTTTGGTGCTCGACTACGAGCGGTCGATGCTGCGCCTGTCCGAGAACGACAGCGGCGAGCCCCAGCTGTACGACCTGTCGGCGCACACCGTGTGGATCGGCGAGCGGACCCGCCAGCTCGACGGGGCGCACATCGCCTTCGCGGAGGTGATCGCCAACCCGATCGGCGTCAAGATCGGCCCGACGATCACCCCGGAGCTAGCCGTCGAATACGTCGAGCGGCTCGACCCGCACAACAAGCCCGGCCGGCTGACACTGGTGAGCAGGATGGGCAACAACAAGGTGCGCGATCTGCTGCCCCCGATCGTGGAGAAGGTCCAGGCCACCGGTCACCAGGTGATCTGGCAGTGCGACCCGATGCACGGCAACACCCACGAGTCGTCCAACGGGTACAAGACCCGCCACTTCGACCGCATCGTCGACGAGGTGCAGGGCTTCTTCGAGGTGCACCGCGCGCTGGGCACCCATCCCGGCGGCATCCACGTCGAGATCACCGGGGAGAACGTCACCGAGTGTCTTGGTGGGGCGCAAGATATTTCGGACACCGACCTGGTCGGGCGCTACGAGACCGCGTGCGACCCACGGCTGAACACCCAGCAGTCGCTGGAGTTGGCCTTCCTGGTCGCCGAGATGCTGCGCGACTGA
- the idsA2 gene encoding bifunctional (2E,6E)-farnesyl/geranyl diphosphate synthase, whose protein sequence is MTGAITEQLRRYLDERRAETAYIGDDYNGLIAALEDFVLGGGKRLRPAFAYWGWRAVATDEPDEQVLLLFSSLELLHACALVHDDVIDDSSTRRGRPTTHVQFATLHRDRGWQGSPERFGASAAILLGDLALAWADDIVFGVDLTPQAQRRIRRVWANIRTEVLGGQYLDIVAEASAAASIASAMNVDTFKTACYTVSRPLQLGVAAAADRPDVHDIFSQFGTDLGVAFQLRDDVLGVFGDPAVTGKPSGDDLRSGKRTVLLAEAVELAETSDPVAANLLRTSIGAQLTDAQVDRLREVIESVGALAAAEQRIATLTQRALATLAAAPINTAAKAGLSELAKIATNRSA, encoded by the coding sequence TTGACCGGCGCCATCACCGAACAGTTGCGGCGGTATCTGGACGAGCGGCGCGCCGAGACCGCCTACATCGGCGACGACTACAACGGCCTGATCGCCGCGCTCGAAGATTTCGTGCTGGGCGGCGGGAAGCGGCTACGCCCCGCGTTCGCCTACTGGGGGTGGCGCGCCGTGGCCACCGACGAACCCGACGAGCAAGTGCTGCTGCTGTTTTCCTCGCTCGAGCTGCTGCACGCCTGCGCGCTGGTGCACGACGACGTGATCGACGACTCCTCCACCCGGCGGGGACGGCCGACCACCCACGTCCAGTTCGCGACCCTGCATCGCGACCGGGGCTGGCAGGGCTCGCCCGAGCGGTTCGGCGCGTCGGCCGCCATCCTGCTCGGTGACCTCGCCCTGGCCTGGGCCGACGACATCGTCTTCGGTGTCGACCTGACGCCGCAGGCCCAGCGCCGCATCCGCCGGGTGTGGGCCAACATCCGCACCGAGGTGCTCGGCGGGCAGTACCTCGACATCGTCGCCGAAGCCAGCGCCGCCGCCTCGATCGCGTCGGCGATGAACGTCGACACCTTCAAAACCGCCTGCTACACCGTGTCGCGCCCGCTGCAGCTCGGCGTGGCCGCCGCCGCCGACCGACCCGACGTCCACGACATCTTCAGCCAGTTCGGCACGGACCTCGGGGTGGCGTTCCAGCTGCGCGACGACGTCCTGGGCGTCTTCGGTGACCCCGCGGTGACCGGCAAGCCGTCCGGGGACGACCTGCGATCCGGCAAGCGCACCGTGCTGCTGGCCGAGGCGGTGGAGTTGGCGGAGACGTCAGACCCGGTGGCGGCCAACCTATTACGGACCTCGATCGGCGCCCAGCTGACCGACGCGCAAGTGGATCGGCTGCGTGAGGTCATCGAGTCGGTGGGTGCCCTGGCCGCGGCCGAACAACGCATCGCCACGCTGACCCAGCGGGCGCTGGCGACGCTGGCCGCCGCCCCCATCAACACCGCGGCCAAAGCCGGGCTGTCCGAATTGGCCAAGATCGCCACGAACCGGTCCGCCTGA